In one window of Macadamia integrifolia cultivar HAES 741 chromosome 2, SCU_Mint_v3, whole genome shotgun sequence DNA:
- the LOC122058357 gene encoding synaptonemal complex protein 1-like isoform X3 yields the protein MNKLGLPGMKSLDQLRSLSGSVSGTVKTFPASSRSQSDSFSSSGFANLKLTAEKLAKEQASVKTCLEMANSKLKKSSEQIHLLEEKLQNAINENAKLSVKQNEDAKLWKGLESKFSSTKTLCDQLTETLQQLAGQVRDAEQHKKLFEEKLSASSKAFESLHLQMNDLSVKLESSEQTIRNREQELMELRIDKEEMEKTYGDEHCRAASLIKDKESVIKQLEETVAAEKLGVDSLNFQLKEMHLELSSKEDNCKVLRSVQESLETEKNVLQSSNEESAKNLLISGQEIKRLEELIQGFGAMLIELDKQSLAVSNKVVQLNSAFGTCYKLSEQEKSLATKLSQCQFDQLHGQFLHVIAEKDSLQSINEGLNGKVLELQQVQEFVMVQHSEECRLAEEKIRRLEYEAKTLVSKKTELEMLVTKLEEKIKNFIHASNQSENKMEGLLLKISTLESENLDIQEKSRSKLLEKADKIETLEKEIGKHLELVDSLEKQVSQLHDSSKEKEQQLLQSIDRGKELEDKKEEIQSQLAVAESKLVEAKKQYDLMLESKQLELSKHLKEISQRNDQAINDIRRKYEVEKLEIVNQEKEKADRFIEEMERKCDLKIAESKEESRQYLMHVQEEHVALINRIQLEHDKKELGTRADHNEELKRIQIQNENELKEKTMLLSEELEVQMEVLRRQHEDECAKLQEELDLQKSKEERQRALLQLQWKVMSHNPQEDQEVNSKEYSISSIKMRNTDDVKGSRRSQRIPENIGKDSTLLRSKQTPESNVLKKVDKVNAGSIMAIPKHGKKVTHHEYEVETSNGRTITKRRKTSTVMFGNHKQNKMTNTPKTTTRKDVEKVRHEKVVKRDAHSRHSNNIGDLFLEGSLNPYTEDPYAFD from the exons AGAAATTGGCTAAAGAACAAGCTTCGGTGAAAACTTGTCTTGAAATGGCG AACTCAAAGCTGAAGAAATCATCAGAGCAGATTCATTTGCTAGAGGAGAAATTACAAAATGCGATCAATGAAAATGCAAAGCTCTCGGTGAAGCAGAATGAAGATGCCAAGCTCTGGAAAGGACTCGAGTCAAAATTCTCTTCTACAAAAACCTTATGTGATCAGCTCACCGAGACTCTACAGCAGTTAGCTGGTCAGGTTCGGGATG CTGAGCAACATAAGAAATTATTTGAAGAAAAACTGTCAGCAAGTTCAAAAGCTTTTGAGAGTTTGCATCTTCAGATGAATGATCTGTCTGTGAAATTGGAGTCATCTGAGCAAACTATTAGAAACA GGGAACAAGAGCTGATGGAACTCAGAATTGACaaagaagaaatggagaaaacttATGGGGATGAGCATTGCAGAGCTGCCAGTCTCATAAAGGACAAAG AGTCTGTGATCAAACAATTAGAAGAAACTGTTGCCGCTGAAAAGTTGGGTGTTGATAGTCTTAATTTTCAATTGAAAGAGATGCATCTTGAGTTAAGTTCAAAAGAAGATAACTGTAAAGTCTTGAGATCCGTTCAGGAAAGCTTAGAGACAGAAAAGAATGTTCTTCAATCTAGCAATGAAGAATCTGCCAAAAACCTGCTTATATCGGGTCAAGAGATAAAACGTCTTGAAGAATTGATTCAGGGATTCGGGGCAATGCTAATTGAGTTGGATAAACAAAGTCTGGCTGTTTCGAACAAAGTTGTTCAGCTAAACTCTGCGTTTGGTACTTGCTACAAGTTGTCCGAGCAAGAGAAATCCTTGGCCACCAAGCTTTCTCAATGCCAATTTGATCAACTCCATGGTCAGTTTCTGCATGTTATCGCAGAAAAAGATTCCTTGCAATCAATCAATGAAGGTCTAAATGGTAAGGTCCTTGAGCTGCAACAAGTTCAAGAATTTGTGATGGTGCAACATTCTGAGGAATGCCGTCTAGCTGAGGAGAAAATTCGGAGATTGGAGTATGAGGCAAAAACTCTTGTTTCAAAGAAGACCGAGTTGGAGATGTTGGTTACCAAGTTAGAGGAGAAAATCAAGAATTTTATACATGCTTCAAATCAATCTGAAAACAAAATG GAAGGTTTATTGCTGAAAATTTCAACATTAGAATCTGAGAACCTAGATATTCAAGAGAAATCACGGTCAAAGCTACTAGAGAAAGcagacaaaatagaaactcttgaGAAAGAGATTGGCAAGCATTTGGAGCTTGTGGATTCCCTTGAGAAACAAGTCAGCCAGCTTCATGACAGTTCAAAAGAGAAGGAGCAGCAACTTCTGCAATCAATAGACAGAGGGAAAGAGttagaagataaaaaagaagag ATTCAGTCACAGCTAGCAGTAGCTGAAAGCAAACTTGTAGAAGCGAAAAAGCAATATGATCTGATGCTGGAAAGTAAACAATTAGAGCTATCAAAGCATTTGAAGGAAATATCTCAGAGGAATGATCAG GCAATTAATGACATTCGGAGGAAGTACGAGGTCGAAAAGCTGGAAATTGTTaatcaagaaaaggaaaag GCAGACAGATTCATTgaagaaatggaaagaaaatgtgACCTGAAAATTGCAGAGAGCAAAGAAGAATCAAGGCAATATTTGATGCACGTTCAAGAGGAACATGTTGCTTTG ATTAACCGTATCCAGCTGGAGCATGATAAAAAAGAATTGGGTACTAGAGCAGACCACAATGAAGAGCTGAAACGCATCCAGattcaaaatgaaaatgaattaaAGGAG AAAACCATGTTACTGAGTGAAGAACTTGAGGTTCAGATGGAGGTTTTGAGGCGTCAACATGAAGACGAGTGTGCAAAACTGCAAGAAGAACTTGATCTTCAGAAGTCAAAG GAAGAAAGGCAAAGGGCATTGCTGCAATTGCAGTGGAAAGTAATGAGTCACAATCCACAGGAGGATCAGGAAGTGAACTCAAAAGAG TACTCGATTTCATCAATTAAGATGCGGAATACAGATGATGTCAAAGGAAGTCGGCGATCTCAGAGAATACCTGAGAACATAGGGAAG GATTCAACTTTACTAAGATCAAAGCAAACACCTGAGTCAAACGTACTAAAGAAAGTAGATAAAGTGAACGCAGGGAGCATAATGGCTATTCCTAAGCATGGTAAGAAG GTCACTCATCATGAATATGAAGTTGAAACATCCAACGGAAGAACGATTACAAAGCGTAGGAAGACAAGCACAGTCATGTTTGGG AACCATAAACAGAATAAGATGACGAACACACCGAAAACCACGACCAGAAAAGATGTCGAGAAGGTGAGGCATGAAAAG GTAGTAAAGAGGGATGCTCATTCTCGTCATTCAAATAATATAGGTGATTTGTTTTTAGAAGGGTCCCTGAATCCTTATACAGAAGATCCCTATGCATTTGACTAG